The following coding sequences are from one uncultured Desulfobacter sp. window:
- a CDS encoding DUF389 domain-containing protein, protein MTDYVRSAAFIHTADTKRFAVDLQENLCGTQITPLAFDDVVREPEKLLRGVGHVVVSGPLQTIKEVLFLSMKYDFTVGLIPMTDQKDLIKCFALPRKINLAVDLALRADAQAMDLILCNREIILFKATMGRLPLVDSPEDISRYNMLINALKRLRGLKLLQFDFTVSNQRKIRTAACGCMIIQQHEGTLASRLISHDNSFTDGMISMLVSAPRSIIEYLAFLYQTAKTGSGQRKIPDAVGYVKCPRIEIDCEKKLDVYIDGEPKIQTPVRCQTLKKAVRINVSEKLLNKRNKSRPSGTTQNVGNLPVGKELSRLKTKSIPFFSYASEERFKDLFTALRDDARINPAYLVLILLSTMLATVGLYLNSSSVIIGAMLLAPLMAPIISISMGLLRQDQFLIKYSALKIIAGVLFALTTSALICRIYPDDPTTAEMLGRLHPTLLDLSVAIISGVAGAYTKSFKEIIQSLAGVAIAVALVPPLAVAGIGIGRMDFDFFSDAFLLFSTNLIGIILAAVLTFRVLGYSSAIRAKKTFLFVILILVFISIPLSLSFYRIVDTRIYERNWQVERFLINDKYLVVRKAKIEYRGNKKILNVNVLAREPLTRKDLSLFKKKVQTHFHKTMIIRVNVIYIL, encoded by the coding sequence TTGACGGATTATGTCAGATCTGCAGCGTTTATTCACACGGCAGACACAAAGCGTTTCGCCGTAGACCTCCAAGAGAACCTCTGCGGTACTCAAATCACCCCCCTTGCCTTTGATGACGTGGTTCGGGAACCGGAAAAACTGTTGCGCGGCGTGGGCCACGTTGTGGTTTCAGGCCCGCTTCAGACGATTAAAGAGGTCCTGTTCCTCTCCATGAAATACGACTTCACCGTCGGCCTGATCCCCATGACCGACCAGAAAGATCTTATAAAATGCTTCGCGCTTCCCAGGAAGATCAATCTTGCTGTTGATCTGGCACTCAGGGCAGATGCCCAGGCCATGGATCTTATTTTATGCAACCGGGAAATCATATTGTTCAAGGCAACCATGGGCCGCCTGCCCCTGGTTGACTCTCCCGAAGATATCAGCAGATACAATATGCTGATAAATGCCCTGAAACGGCTTAGAGGACTTAAGCTTCTGCAGTTTGACTTTACGGTCTCAAACCAGAGAAAAATCCGGACAGCCGCCTGCGGCTGCATGATTATCCAGCAGCATGAAGGAACCCTGGCCTCCAGATTGATTTCCCATGACAATTCCTTTACCGACGGTATGATATCCATGCTGGTTTCTGCGCCGCGTTCCATTATCGAATACCTGGCATTCCTGTATCAGACAGCCAAAACCGGTTCCGGGCAAAGGAAAATTCCCGATGCCGTCGGCTACGTGAAATGTCCCCGGATTGAGATTGACTGCGAGAAAAAACTGGATGTTTATATTGACGGGGAGCCAAAGATCCAAACCCCTGTCAGATGCCAGACCCTTAAAAAGGCTGTACGCATCAATGTTTCGGAAAAGCTGCTAAACAAAAGGAATAAATCCCGGCCTTCGGGGACAACCCAGAACGTTGGCAACCTTCCTGTGGGCAAAGAGTTAAGCCGCCTCAAAACCAAAAGTATTCCGTTTTTTTCCTATGCTTCGGAAGAACGCTTCAAGGACCTGTTCACGGCCCTCAGGGATGATGCCAGGATAAACCCGGCATACCTGGTGCTCATACTGCTCAGCACCATGCTTGCCACCGTAGGGCTTTACCTGAACAGTTCTTCGGTAATCATCGGTGCCATGCTGCTGGCGCCGTTAATGGCCCCCATCATTTCTATTTCCATGGGACTGCTCAGGCAGGACCAATTTTTGATTAAATACTCTGCCTTAAAAATTATTGCCGGGGTATTATTTGCATTGACGACATCTGCCTTAATCTGCCGGATCTATCCTGATGACCCGACCACGGCGGAGATGTTAGGCCGCCTTCATCCGACACTGCTGGATCTGTCCGTGGCGATCATTTCCGGCGTGGCAGGCGCGTACACAAAATCGTTTAAAGAAATTATTCAAAGCCTTGCAGGTGTGGCAATCGCCGTTGCGCTGGTTCCTCCCCTGGCCGTGGCCGGCATTGGCATCGGCAGGATGGACTTCGACTTTTTCAGTGATGCGTTTCTGCTTTTTTCAACCAACCTTATTGGTATTATCCTGGCGGCGGTACTGACATTCAGGGTACTGGGGTACTCATCGGCAATCAGGGCGAAAAAAACGTTTCTTTTTGTCATTTTGATATTGGTTTTTATTTCGATCCCCTTATCACTTTCTTTTTACCGTATTGTAGACACAAGAATTTATGAACGAAACTGGCAGGTTGAAAGATTTTTGATCAACGATAAATATCTGGTCGTTAGAAAAGCAAAGATAGAGTACAGGGGGAATAAAAAGATTCTCAATGTTAATGTCCTTGCACGGGAACCCCTTACAAGAAAAGATTTGAGCCTTTTTAAGAAAAAAGTACAAACCCACTTCCATAAAACCATGATCATACGCGTCAATGTGATCTATATTTTGTAG
- a CDS encoding ABC transporter substrate-binding protein codes for MKLFFQILMLAALMGIGAGCEKTEPVHPSGQIIKIGVIGPLSGPYEYMGQSALKGIKTIMKMTPLLNNGDKIELVTANDMNAPGLALQSLEKLTQVDKVSAVLILSQSSPVLGAAKIADRFKTPILATVASHPGITAESEFISQLCFDDNFQGMVGALLARDELLIDNAVVVSEVHNPSSSFLAERFSQKFKALGGRIIMTLKLNPAMEMGAALLRHV; via the coding sequence ATGAAATTATTTTTCCAGATCCTGATGCTGGCAGCGCTGATGGGGATAGGGGCAGGTTGTGAAAAAACAGAACCGGTCCACCCGTCAGGGCAGATTATTAAAATCGGTGTGATCGGCCCTCTCAGCGGTCCTTACGAATATATGGGACAAAGCGCGCTCAAGGGCATCAAAACGATAATGAAGATGACCCCTTTGCTGAATAACGGAGACAAAATTGAGCTGGTAACAGCCAACGACATGAACGCCCCCGGCCTTGCCTTACAATCTCTGGAAAAATTAACCCAGGTTGATAAGGTGAGCGCGGTACTTATTCTATCCCAAAGCAGCCCCGTGCTTGGGGCGGCAAAGATTGCCGACCGTTTTAAAACACCGATCCTGGCCACTGTTGCCTCCCACCCCGGGATCACGGCAGAAAGCGAATTTATCAGCCAGTTGTGTTTTGATGACAATTTCCAGGGAATGGTTGGCGCCCTTTTGGCCAGGGATGAACTGCTGATTGATAATGCGGTGGTAGTATCAGAGGTTCATAATCCCTCTTCAAGTTTCCTTGCAGAACGGTTCAGCCAAAAATTTAAAGCCCTTGGGGGCCGGATCATCATGACGTTGAAATTGAACCCTGCAATGGAAATGGGTGCGGCTCTTTTACGACATGTCTGA
- a CDS encoding DNA integrity scanning protein DisA nucleotide-binding domain protein has product MAHHGFIRRCITETIEGLKEGLTLFSGPSRAAVIYAVTPDDPIYIFDPQNLLAGHEPKFKELYVDSDDWRTKCVIQYDKKKFSNLIPVQNLGLAGLISYGGRSSSIVYQVWFTDHHPDMCTIGPTERWLEHAVYRFSHDLANEAELYTGISGSFLKEYATHAVRDFIVDEMNVRIGWDTRMRVYPILETVLKISRTPEEGEWPRGKLIFVEKDSIPKMNFILELPEAEQPCLENVKHIRKLLQSVENSDFKLVANENTIIGITREDHPDFSILVDFRGRYGFLALNENLVCSFSDGHFKSTTHKAKLVQVEEALMDADMDAKDAAALFKIVAGIVHSAATHRHGCSIVIDLNEAPVFIMGHSLLHPLDLTIQENYDLAKSLSKVDGALHIGADIKLHGFACLLQGRNVSGENRARGARFNSALRFTAEHENVIVIVVSSDTPVSVMMGGEVVKTKWDLENPFICNIPVPLEQWVDAGK; this is encoded by the coding sequence TTGGCACACCATGGCTTTATCCGCAGATGTATTACCGAAACCATCGAAGGGCTAAAAGAGGGACTGACTCTTTTTTCCGGACCCAGCAGGGCAGCCGTCATTTATGCTGTCACACCCGACGATCCCATCTATATCTTTGATCCCCAGAACCTTCTGGCCGGACACGAACCTAAATTCAAAGAGTTGTACGTTGATTCCGACGATTGGCGAACTAAATGTGTTATTCAATATGACAAAAAAAAATTCAGTAATCTGATTCCCGTACAAAATCTTGGGCTGGCCGGACTGATATCCTATGGCGGTCGATCAAGTTCCATTGTCTATCAGGTGTGGTTTACCGATCACCACCCGGACATGTGTACCATTGGGCCCACCGAGCGATGGCTGGAACATGCCGTTTACAGATTTTCCCATGACCTGGCCAATGAAGCGGAATTGTACACCGGCATTTCCGGCTCTTTTCTCAAGGAATACGCCACCCATGCGGTCAGGGATTTTATTGTGGATGAAATGAATGTCCGGATCGGCTGGGATACCAGAATGCGGGTCTATCCGATTTTAGAGACCGTGCTGAAAATTTCAAGAACCCCGGAAGAAGGCGAATGGCCCAGGGGAAAGCTGATTTTTGTGGAAAAAGACTCCATCCCTAAAATGAATTTTATTTTAGAGCTTCCCGAGGCAGAGCAGCCGTGCCTGGAAAATGTCAAGCATATCAGAAAGCTGCTTCAGTCTGTTGAAAACTCGGATTTCAAACTGGTTGCCAATGAAAATACGATCATCGGCATCACCCGGGAAGATCATCCCGATTTTTCCATTTTGGTGGATTTTAGAGGCCGGTACGGGTTTTTGGCCCTCAATGAAAATTTAGTGTGCTCTTTTTCGGACGGCCACTTTAAATCCACCACCCATAAAGCCAAGCTGGTGCAGGTGGAAGAGGCGTTGATGGATGCCGATATGGATGCAAAAGACGCTGCGGCGTTGTTTAAAATCGTTGCCGGGATTGTGCACAGCGCAGCCACCCACCGGCATGGATGCAGCATTGTGATCGATCTGAACGAGGCACCGGTTTTTATCATGGGCCATTCTCTGCTGCACCCCCTGGACCTGACAATTCAGGAAAATTATGATCTGGCCAAATCTTTGTCCAAGGTGGACGGGGCGCTGCACATCGGGGCTGATATAAAACTGCACGGGTTTGCCTGCCTTCTGCAGGGTAGAAATGTCTCCGGTGAAAACAGGGCCAGGGGGGCAAGATTCAATTCCGCTTTGCGTTTCACGGCGGAACATGAAAATGTTATTGTGATAGTCGTCTCATCGGACACCCCGGTCTCGGTCATGATGGGCGGCGAGGTTGTAAAAACCAAATGGGATCTGGAAAATCCTTTTATCTGCAATATTCCTGTGCCTTTAGAACAATGGGTTGATGCAGGTAAATAA
- a CDS encoding ISKra4 family transposase: protein MTNTGEEPVCGADGIVRPKVRPQDRKIETVFGTVSESRAGYGNKGVASLHPLDARLNLPPELYSLELRRRVAENASKSSFDETVETIKKTTGADIPKRQVEELTQRAARDFDAFYEIRQCNPADETVTGPILVITTDGKGVVMHEQDLREQTRKAARKRKPQMESRLSKGEKKNAKRMATVAAVYTIDTFKRTPQDLLPGNDKSNTKTSPHPEQKRVWASLEKSAEQVIASAFSEASHRDPNHEKHWVALVDGENQQLRILKRMAKRQNVALTIIVDIIHVIEYLWKAGRAFHPKSGPELEKWVQYRLAKVLDGKAGLMAGGMRRSATLKKFTDKQRKPVEACATYLKNKAPYLEYHHYLDLGLPIATGVIEGACRHLVKDRMDITGAKWRLSSAEAVLRLRALRSSNDFDEYWNFHEACEYERNHRALYQHGEVPATKLPKPSPKRRGHLKVIK, encoded by the coding sequence TTGACAAACACCGGTGAAGAGCCGGTCTGTGGAGCCGATGGCATTGTTCGACCGAAAGTGAGGCCACAGGATCGAAAAATCGAAACCGTATTTGGAACGGTATCGGAAAGTCGTGCCGGATATGGAAACAAGGGCGTGGCAAGTTTGCACCCGTTGGATGCCCGATTGAATCTTCCCCCAGAACTTTATTCCCTCGAACTTCGTCGCCGTGTGGCTGAAAACGCTTCAAAGAGTTCTTTTGACGAGACTGTCGAAACGATCAAGAAAACCACTGGAGCCGATATTCCCAAACGTCAGGTAGAAGAGTTAACACAGCGAGCAGCTCGGGATTTTGACGCATTTTATGAAATACGGCAATGCAACCCGGCGGATGAGACAGTTACTGGTCCAATACTGGTAATCACCACCGATGGTAAGGGCGTGGTAATGCATGAGCAGGACCTGCGGGAACAAACCCGGAAAGCTGCCCGGAAACGAAAGCCTCAGATGGAAAGCCGGCTATCCAAAGGGGAAAAGAAAAATGCCAAGCGAATGGCAACCGTTGCCGCTGTATATACTATAGATACGTTTAAACGTACGCCCCAAGACTTGCTTCCGGGGAATGACAAGTCGAATACAAAAACAAGCCCTCACCCGGAACAAAAGCGTGTATGGGCAAGCCTTGAAAAATCAGCCGAGCAGGTCATTGCATCGGCCTTTTCTGAGGCCTCCCACCGTGATCCCAACCACGAAAAACATTGGGTTGCCTTAGTGGACGGCGAAAATCAACAACTACGAATCCTGAAACGTATGGCCAAAAGACAAAATGTGGCCCTTACGATCATTGTTGATATTATTCATGTTATTGAATACCTCTGGAAAGCTGGCAGGGCATTTCATCCCAAATCCGGCCCGGAGCTTGAAAAATGGGTCCAGTACCGCTTGGCTAAAGTACTCGATGGCAAGGCCGGATTGATGGCAGGGGGGATGCGTAGAAGTGCTACATTAAAAAAATTTACAGACAAACAACGTAAACCTGTAGAAGCCTGCGCAACGTATTTGAAAAATAAAGCACCGTACCTTGAATACCATCATTATCTTGACCTTGGCCTCCCTATTGCCACAGGAGTTATTGAGGGCGCATGTCGTCATCTTGTAAAGGACCGAATGGATATAACTGGTGCCAAATGGCGGTTGTCCAGTGCTGAAGCAGTGTTGCGTCTGCGTGCCTTGCGGAGTAGTAACGATTTTGATGAGTATTGGAATTTTCATGAAGCCTGCGAATACGAACGTAATCACCGGGCTCTTTATCAACATGGTGAGGTTCCGGCTACAAAGCTACCAAAACCTTCACCGAAACGACGGGGGCATCTAAAAGTGATCAAGTAA